The Malus sylvestris chromosome 3, drMalSylv7.2, whole genome shotgun sequence genomic sequence acaagGATAATAATTGTTTCGttctttttggggtttttgttCTTTCCAAAATTAAAAGCTGAACAAACTTCTACACATGCCCTTGACAAAAAATTATAGGGCAGTGAGGCTGCTCCTCTAGGTAGTGTAATAAACTTACCGGTAAGTTGGGGTTTTTTGGCTGCTTTACCAATTTGTGCTCATCTTTTTAACAAAAGGAACGAAGTTACTCCAATTTTCAGCCCTAAAGATCTTATCATTCTTAAAACTTAGAATCTTACGGAACATGCAAAGCAGCTCCATGACGAGACAAAAGTGAAGCAACAGGATCATAAGCATCTCTAACAGCAGTGTTGTAGTATCCTGCTGTAAGTTCAGCAGGGTGTGCTACGGCCTGTTACCACCAATATATTCCACCAATTTTAGCCGCCAATACAATTGAAGTTTGCTTGTTTTCTTGATATTTCTTCAGAATGTTAGCTGCCTTTGCAAGAATATTATCTGCATGATGGAGCAACCTACCACTGTACCATTCCTACAACGAGTCAAGCCACTGTCAGATCTACTAAGCTCCACCGTGTTTTCCAATAAGTTTAATCATGTTATGCCCAGTATCACATGATAAAGAAccataatataatttaattttccaCTTATACTCCATAATTGTCCTTTGTTTACTAACAAGTACATCctatgatgatttttttttctctctagaaagacAAGCATCAATGCATTTCATTCTTAATCAAATTGCATTAACTTAGTGCAATTTCTTAAAAACCCGTTCACTTGTCATGTCTTCATACTAAATCATTAAAACATATCTACTTTTTAATCATGTTGCGTAAGAGTAGTGAAGACTTAAGTAGCAAACAGTCTGGAAGTACAACCCCTAGAAGCAAATAGAGTTAGTTATAAGAAAAGTTCCAGTAAAGACCAGtgtattaaaagcgtgaggcATGGGCGTGGCGTCCGAGGGGAAGCCCAGCCTAGGCGTGAGGCGAAGCCTCAcgggacctaaattttttaatatatgcaCTGAgcgtacacatatattatattaaaaataaaaagattattaatcaataatcaccctgagcacacacatatattataaatatatatatatacacacatatatatacatatattatattatatatgcatAAAATAGAGGATGAAAAGCACAATGAGCACACATATAACAATGCACGCAAACAATAcacacatccattatataaaaaataaaaatcagaaaaaaggcATAGAGACAAAAGTGCAAGGAAGAGGTATGAGGCAGTTAAAATcctacccaaaatttgggtttgggagtaaagaaaaaaaaaaaaaaaaaaaactcactgaGGTGCGCCTAGGCGGCTCCGCCAAAGCCTTTCGCCCACTCCAGCAAAACTGAGGTGTTAGCCATGGTGCCCAGCCTCAAGGGCGCCCTAGGCACGCCTCAAGGCGagtttttttaaaacattggtAAAGACTGAAAATATATCTTGCAGGCCCATATTATTTACATGCACCTACACAGAAATGTTGCATGGCTAAAGAAACACAACTTCAATTCAGCGTTTGCATTTTACTTTAAGTGGTAGTTCGAGGATGAAATGTGCATGAACAGAACGATAAAAGCAATTATGTCATGCAAGTTACACAAGGCTTTAGCTATTCAGAAATTTTTCATGGGAAATAATTACGCAAGCTGCTTTCATCAGTTTCATACAAGGAAAAAACACCCATAATCAGAAACAAAACTTTCCTCTCCCTCTCCAAAGATAGGAACTTCAGATGGGAGACTGTTGTAACAGCCAGCCTTTTGTGGTCCCTTCTCTTCCCACTGAGGTTTTCCTTCCTTGCGTGCAGCCAACTTAAGGTCTCCCATCACCAAAAGGATGTGCAGGATATCTGTGTCAGCAATGTAACAATGTTGCATAAGAAATCATTGGACTGGCTTCATACTCGTAGTTCTAGTGTAACTGTAACATACTTAAGTTCACCAGAAGGACCAAGACCAACACTAATTTATTCTATTACAATTCTGATTAAGAATTCAAATTTCTTAGCAAAACTTGACATGAAATCTTCATAACAATGGAGGGCAGTCCGTCCACAAAAGAGAGGAACATGGTCAACTCCCAGTGTAAGATAATCATCATTGGAAAATCCATTTTGGTCCCaataatatatatgtttattCTGATCACCAATCTgggaggaaaaaaagaagaggtcAACGTGTTTATCTAGATTCAAGATTCAAACTGATAGGTGTGTAATGAAGGCCAAACTATAGTTTTCTTTCACATCCCCTTGCATTGATAAACTTTTTAAGCACATCAAAGCTAAAATCAAGTATGCTAATGGGGAACACAGTACCATAGCACATTGTAGAGCACGAAACTGAAGAAACATTGATATTATCTATAGTCATCCAAATGGGTTATGATTCTTTTGCTAGAAGAAGAGTTAGACAAGGCaacatgcaacttcaaacccAACCTGAGTCAGAAACCAGTTTGAAAATCTCTTCATATAGAGACCAATCATATGCAAGAGGAGAGAAACGCTCTACGATTCCCCACCAAACCTCAACTGCAATTCCGTGGACACATGCCAACTTGAGTGCTTTTAGAGCTACAGTTAAGGCCTTGATTCTGAAACAACAGTAAATCGAGCAACATGTAAGGAGTTTCTGTCTTACTTGAAAGGacactaaattaaaaaaataattttagaaacattttaaaatgtatatttacatAAGTTGAATTGGGAAGAGATCAAAATAGTTAGCTGCAACCTTGTAGCTAATCATACTCTGTCGTTTAAAAGAGTATaacaattaaattaagaatGAAAATGCATCATAGCCTCATCAACAGAAAGTCATAATAAAACTTACTTCCTAATCCTTGGATGCCCCACCATCAATACAGAAGGCATCGACAGGCATCATCACATATATGGGAATTCTATTATCTCAGGAAGATGGCAATATCGAGGACCTCGATTTCTCTTGTGCATACTTACTACAAGCAACAAATCATCTAATTATCACACAGACACATTTATACCATCCCATTGAACATTCGAAAGCAATAAACTAGCTCAGAAACTTCTCGTCAAATAGATTAAAAGTTCGCATCTAAATTTTATTGTTCGGAATTTATCAGCAACCCAACTGAACATAGTCAAGTATTCACTTCAGTAAACTCTAGAGAACctccaaaattttataaattttcgtGCGCTTTCTCGGGAACCAAACAGACCGTGCAACTCAAAAGAAAACGGGAAAAAAACCGTAATTGTGTGAGATAAAGCTGAGAATACTGTTTCTGGCGAGGGATTGGCTGCAGCGAGTAAAGAGGCCTTTTTTAAAGACGGGAAGGGTCGAAACGTTTCGGAGGAGGTTTCGGCGGTCAGCCTTGTCGTCGAAACTGACTTCTCTGAAgcagaagaagctcctcctcaCTTTTGTGCATTTGTGGACGACTGCCATTGTCCTCCATTGCCATCGATCACAGAGAATCTCTCAGCGATAGAGAGAGCAAATCCCAGTGTGTGTAATTTGCATTTGCAACTGAAATGTACTGACTGACTTTCTCGTCGACACACTTATTTCTACTTCTCAGACATcacttattaatttatgtcatttaaCTGTTTCAATTGATTGACAATTGGGAAATAATAGAGGTGTGTGAAAGATAAAATGGGTGTGTTGATATCACCATCCAAAGGTTATCtttgtatgtattttttaattgtGAAAAGATATTTGGATTAGGATAATATCAgttaactaaatttttaaactaaatttgcaaatatgctaccaataaaaaataaacattttgaTTTGATTCCTAATTTTCAAGTATTGAGTTACGAATTAGCTAGCCctttaaatttcatgtttgTTAGTAAGCACGCAAAAGTCGAGAACTGGGTGAACGCTTAAGTTGGTTCTCCCCCATGAACCTAATAGAAGGATGATTCCATTGCTTGGGAACCTCCTGATATTCGTTGGTATAAGCTTAATGTTGATGGTTCAAGATTGGTGCGGGTGGAGTTCTCCGTCAATTTGGGACAAGGAGATTTGCTTGCTATCACTTTGTTCCAACAAAATCTGGTTAATAGCTATTATCCTCTTGATACTTGATATAATTGTGAGCAAATGCAAAACATAGATGAGTCAATTGGTTAGATGTGAGCTCATTAGTTGCCAGATTGGAGTTTTAATATGGATCATTAGTTGCCAGATTGGAGTTTTAATATGGACTCAACAGCTTTGTCTTCAATAACCCCCCATGCAACCTGCCTGGATTGGATCAACTCTTGCAGATGGTTTTCTTGGCGTTGCTAAGCTGCGTTTTGCGTGTGGATGTTTTACGTTAGGTTCTTCAAATTTCTTCATTTGAATGGAACTAAGATCGATTTCCTTCTTATAAGAACAAGCAAAGTccaaatatttgaaatttgatcgaTTTCCTTCTCTCGTTACTTACTCTTAgtaatcacacaaaaaaaaaaggaaagaaacacTCCTTCATTGGACACAGACATAAGCTAAATTCTCAATGTGTATGTAGTCATCAACAACTCATTATGTAAATCTAACACCCTTGTATATGTAATCTCAACCTAAGACGTTTGAGAGgaaatttgagagatttcgtagtgtattatAAGCATCTACAAATCTCAAATTTGCCTATGAtattttgagggaattgaatcaaaattttatatggaatctctactaATCAATTTTAACTTCATAAAAATCCctggatttataaatctattaaaatctctcaaattcccaattgaatagttaggagagagagagaaagttaaaCTTTTGATAAACATTAAAAGCTATAAATTACATTGTTTGTGGGCTCCTAGCAAAGAAAAAGGGTTTGAGTTGTTAAattcagaagaagaaaaaataaattagaatatcTGAATTTAAGCTAAAATAGTTAGCTAGAATCGTCAAAAATGATGGCTGGCTGAATTAACATTTAGGTCATTTGGCTAGCTATAATTAGTCTGCATAGTACAAGAATTTGAAGACTCTTGTGAAGAATTTGGACATTGAAGTTATATTAAGAATATACAAAGGTGAGGAAGGTGGTGGGGTGTCCCCTCCAAGTGGCGTGGCGGCAGCATGCATTGGGCACCCAATGATCCTCGTGCCAATCTAAAGTAGTACGACACTAATATATGATAGTGATGCAATTCCATATTTGTTGTTTAGTAATATCAAATTAGCAATTGTAATCCAAATTTCAATAAAACGGAAAATAATTATCGATCAACATGTCATATGTTTCTTCTTTATTATTTGGGCAAGACAACCCAAATAAAACTAAAGATATACCTCATAATGAATTATAAAATACTAAAAGAAACCTAAAAAATTGATCAATAATACATAATATCTGTACTACTAAAAAAACTCATATTGGCCCATTCCAAGCCCATGTTAAACCTAGAGACCCTGCACGACCTGCCGTGCCAAGCACAGCTCCATGGGCTAGCCCTAACTATAACTTAAAAGCTTGAATTATACATGATAAAATTTCTAAACTAAGTTCAAAATAAGAATTAAGTACCAACAAAGCAACAACCTAAAGAACCATTATTTATCACAGACCGCGTGCCTGTTGGAGTAATCCTTCCGGGCTACAAAGATGAGATGTTGGGTTATCACCATCCATCGTTTCTAAGCCGCTTTAATAAGATATTTAGTGTTTGAACTTGGTAGAATAGATACATTTGTAATCAAGCCAATGTCTAAGAAACCTTAATTATCAGTCTGGACAATGAACAAAATTCCAGTCAGAACCTTATAACTTATAATCTTACGAAACATGCAAAGCAGCTCCATGACGGGACACAATTGAAGCAACGGGATTATATCCATCTCTAAGAGCAATGTTGCAGTATCCAGCTGTAAGTTCAGCAAGCTGTGCCATCTCTGGTACCACCAACATATTCCACCAATTTTAGCCGCCAATAGAATAGATGTTTGCTTATTTTCTTGATATTTCTTCAGAATGTTAGCTGCCTTTGCAAGAATATCATCTTCATGATGGAGCAACCTACCACTGTACCATTCGTACAACGAGTCAAGCCATGTATTGCATGATAAAGAACTTACTGCAGTTTCTTAATTGTccttattttaattttccaattataCTCCATAGTTGTCCCTAGTTTACTAACCAACACATTGTATGTTGGTTCGGAGACTGCACTGTCCCAAATAGTTCAACTCGTTGAAGCTCCACAGCTTACCAGAGCACTTGTTCAGAAACTAGCTGACCAGATTCAAAGTTTTTTGTTCCAACAGTGGGTTTTTTTTAATCCTCAAATTTTCCATATTGCATTACTGCTTCGTGTAAGATAAATTAATGAGTACTTTTTTTGAGCGAGTAAAGTTTTATGTGCTTTTTTCCTTCATACTTTTACCAAAAAGCAATCTAAAACTGAAAATTGGATATGGACAAGTATTCAAAGCATTGAGCTGCATCTGACAGTCAGCAGGAGATGATTTTTCTTAATGAAAAAGCCGTTCTTCATTTAAAAGATCAGCAGCCTATTTCTAGGGGTTGCTTTTCTTTTTATCATCTCGTAAAGTTTCTTGTCATTTCATTTCCTTTATGTCTTTggcttctttccttttcttttgcctATTTTTCCGCTTTGAGGTTTTTATCCAATAacttttttgagttttttttcttttgcctagCACACCGTGTATTATGACAATATTTCAATTGCATAGtcgattcttttttctttcttacatCAGGTTGTCATTGTAGCATTTTTGACATGGCTTGGATGGTTCATCCCTGGAGAATTTGTTCTTTTCCCCAAAAACTGGATACCAAAAGGCATGGATAAATTTGAGCTGGCATTACAGTTCGGTCTCTCAGAGTTAGTGGTTGCTTACACTTGTTCCTTGGGACTAGCAACCCCTACGGTGGTAATGGTTGCAACAGGGAAACGCTCTGCCTCGGTTCTAGTCATTTCATATTATCCCCTATGCTACCAGCATACATTGTGTTAACATTCAGTATTATAACAAGTTACGCACTTCATTCCTGACCAGTAAAACGCTCTGCCTCGGTTCAATCAACGTTTAGGCTCTTGACATAGAACTAAATACAATCTATGTCATTGGGTATGGAGGATGTTCTTTATGCATATATTGGGATTGAACATGCAACTATTATTTCATAGTTGGAATCTGTCTCATATGACCCTTTGGTCTGGACGATTGATGGCTGTATGCACCTTGTCCATGTCAAAAAGCCGAACTCGCCAAGTTTCAAAATCCCCATTTCTTGTAGGTGACAGCTCTAACTGAAGGAGAGTTCTCTTTACCCCAACtcctttttttataacaaagCTAATAATTGTTTCGTTCTTTTTGGGGTTTATGTTCTTTCCAAAATTAAAAGCTGAACAAACGGTTTCTAAGTCATGAAGGTTGATATGTTTCATAGCATTTAACACTTTGTTGGTGTCTGGACGTTTATGGACATGTTTGATCCTTGGAGGTGAAAACGGTTGTTTTTTATGAAACAGGGACTCTGACAGTTGGGAAACTCGTAGTAGTTGATGATGTGCCTCTTCTCCAATTACTCAATGGAGGAGTTCTGTGCTGTGCTATTGCCACAAAGGTTGGTGCTTATGTTTCAAATTTGTACATGAAAAGTTTAATTTGCGTATTAAAAAAGTTGGAGTGTTTGCAGAGTTATGCTACAGATGAGACCACTCATTGTTATTATGCTGTCGAAAATTATTTTGTCAATCATGCTACCATGCTTCTATTTGAGAAATATGTAGGCAAATAGTGAACACCCAATGGCAAAATCGGTGCTGGAGCATGCTAAGAGGCAGCTAAAGACATTTGGATCAACTAAGCATGTGATGGAGGCTAAGGACTTTGAGGTGCACGCAGGAGCTGGCGTTAGTGGAAGAGTTGGCGACAAAATGGTTTTGGCTGGGAACAACTGGCACATATGCGGGAAAACAATGTCCAGGTTGGTCCTGAGGTTGACAAGTATGTTTCAGAACATGAGAATCTGGCTCGAACGTGTGTGTTGGTTGCCATCGATGGAAAGATTGCTGGGTCATTTTCTGTAACTGATCCAGTGAAGCCAGAGGCTGCAAGAGTCATCTCTTATCTTCACTTGATGAACATTACAAGCATCATGGTTACTGCTGATAACTGGGCTGCAGGAGCAGCCATTGCGAAGGAGGTTGGCATTGATAAGGTGTCTGCTGAGACGGTTCCACCAGGAAAAGATGATAGAATAAGAATTACAGGTACGATTATAGAATAGTTACAGGGGTGGTGCGAATGAATTACAATTACCCAGCTCTACAAGTAATTTTATTCTGGTTTTGAGCGCAGATTAAGGATTACTAAATTATATTTCAAATGACTTGTCTAGTGTGAACTAATGTCTTATAGAAATCTTCACACTCATTTTTCTATATCAAGTTTGTTTCCGACTTGATATGTGATTGCAATCTATCAAACATAGCGTTTTCAGActtattaaattggatttggATGCAGATGAAAGGAATGCCGGTGGCAATGGTGGGAGATGGAATCAATAACTCCCCGCCTTTAGTTGCAGCAGATGTTGGCATGGCAATTGAAGCCGCTGATATAGTTCTGATGAAGTGCTGTATCCAGATGTAAATTCtgttggatatatgtcaacaatctgtgataatttatatatgctaataaataataaatgcgataagaattaacagaatataatctagaatacgaattataaaaacagacaacttgaagatcgaggcttgcgtaccgcaatgtccttgaaacagaaatttcgtccctactctgtgcttgtagttctacggatgtctgcttcaccaggattcaacgatcaagttaaaattccagcacctgaaaatttaacttctggcgaatttagtgtggttctctcagtaagtaagaaggtttaggaatgtagaagatgaagttgattattttctgtatactaaatgccatgcagataGATGTATATATAGCAGATGGATGTCTGtttgcaacaggtatgagaatggggtgtgactgttgggagacatctcttcAGAGGGGTGTTTGCTCTGTGTTTAGAAAGAAcactcagacttcatctgaaagaatgagtcttttcataaaaaaaaaaattaattaaattcgaatttaattaaacatAATTAAGTAAATccggaaattaattaattaaataatttaattattagagcctaagagcccatcttttgacaattaaatatatattaattatatattaattataattaattatatattaattaccgattaattagtacaccccaaagcccaaccctaagggtgagcccaattttagtctccaggcctattactccaatcactttctctaaaggacaaagccttataaaatgataaaatcttttgggaatggccaaggtgggacaaagaaatttctactcaaattactcaaatttccaacaataccccacatttgagttgaaatttcattcaaactccaacaattaccccacatttgaatgcaaatgtaAATGCAAGTGTGTGAATAAGCTGCATGACTAGGCTACCTAAAACTGAGAGAGAATAGTCATGATATGCATCGGGtgaagtgtcttttggacttgaacttaccccagtgaaaacatatcgggtttacttggtgacgcagtggatgtggaagatcttgaactgttcaccgtagtagtaaaccgagacaataTGCTACACACATATCATGGCTGACACACGTCAATTCATACGGTTATGTTCATTTTGGCCCTGAACAGATCCCGGATTTCGtaggagctttagagaatttagccatttcaattctcataaatgtggccccatttactcctatataggtgacattaattaagaatagtctgccatattcttcttgataacaagatattaatgtcattaaatgtataaaacataACCCCTCAAACGTCAACAGACAACACACATTTTATCATAAGAATGGGTAAAGTATGTgttcaacttttgaatcaaactcaaccagtttgcctattgaacctagaccatgggatctccaatcagctaggttaggtttccgcccagtttgattcattgaattggcttaagacccattcccctcgatgtaaataatatttgctcTCTTGGTAGGCCTTTTGTCAAATGATCAGCTATATTTTCATTTGACTTCACATAATCAATGGATATTATTCCATTGGAGAGCAACTTCTTAAGAGTATTATGTCGACGACTGATGTGACGTGACTTCCCATTGTAAACATGACTTTTGGCCCGTGATTGCGCGGCCagactatcacaatgtatacaTATAGCCGTGACCGGCTTTGGCCACATCGCAATATCCTCCAGAAAATTTTTTAGCCACTCGGCTTCTTCACCAGCCAAGTCTAAAGCTATAAACTCGGACTCCATGGTGGACCGAGCTATACATTTTTGTTTAGAAGTTTTCCAAGATATTGCTGCACTTCCTAAGGTAAAAACATATTCACTTGTCGACATAGATTCTGTAGTGTCAGAAATCCAATTGGCATCACTAAAGCCTTCTACAACAGGTGGATATTTTGTGTAGTGTAATCCGTAGTCAAGTGTATTTTTTAAATACCTTAACACTCGTACTAAAGCATCCCAATGCTCTTATGCCGGATTACTTGTATATCTACTAAGCCTACTTAGTGCATAAGCTAAGTCGGGCCTAGTTGAATTCATCAAGTACATTAGACTTCCAATTACTTGAGAATATTCAAGTTGAGATATGGCATCGCCTTTATTTTTCTCCAACTTGCATCCAGCATCAAAATGAGTTGCAGCAGGTTTGCAGTCAAATTGACCAAACCTTCGTAATATTTTTTCTGCATAATGGGATTGTGTAAGGACATATCCTTCACtatttctcttaatttgaaTTTCTAAAATGACATCGGCTTGACCTAAGTCTTTCATGTCAAAACTGgaattcaacattttctttgttttgttgattacatctttattgcttcccattatgagcatatcatccacatacaagCAGACAGTAACACAAGTTTTATCATTACTCTTAATGTAGACACATTTATCAGATTCATTTATCTTGAACCCATGTgtcaacaaagtatgatcaaatttctcgtgccattgttttggtgcttcTTTAAGTCCATaaaatgacttaactaatttGCACACTTTGCTTTCTTGTTCTTTAAGCACAAACCCTTCAGGTTATTCCATGTATATTTCTTCATCTAGTTCtccatttaaaaatgttgtttttacattcatttgatgtatatcaaagttgtatatgttggaagtatgcccacaaagccactcatttgatgtaatagcttttggaatacttaatgtattaaactattatatgtttaatgaaaggcaaagcttattgttaatcactatttattgtatcatgtgtttaagcaataagggaatccaaggaatgtatttgatctaagagataagtgatttaagtaagttagattaacgagacctttctcttatgctcattcctaaaacgttcctagccataagattgccaattgggcattgacaatccgctaaggttagtatgtgttatgtcaactcaagcgtgagtatgactagtctcaagtcatttagtgttggacactaagacaaacacgtaggtgcttgaaagagtaatcgagtacattgaacaacgatcaaaagagagttcgaacatacatgtcatgtaagaactcataagttgcaatatgcaaagtagtcctttgacctgaggcatcagagatgtctaatggttaggtccttgatctttgatcatgtcaaaggcattccatcgagagtgtccacggcattgttgaggtcaagctatctagtcatgtaggcatatgaatgcacaacaagggatctctaaccttccatagtggaaggagaatactct encodes the following:
- the LOC126615031 gene encoding inactive beta-amylase 4, chloroplastic-like, producing MPSVLMSMISYKVAANYFDLFPIQCCFRIKALTVALKALKLACVHGIAVEVWWGIVERFSPLAYDWSLYEEIFKLVSDSDILH